Part of the Candoia aspera isolate rCanAsp1 chromosome 1, rCanAsp1.hap2, whole genome shotgun sequence genome, TATAATGGTTTCTTCTCAAAATCCTCTTTACTGTTGCCTTCTTTAGCACAAATACAAACTTCCCTCTTGATTTCAGTCATAGCCTACCTATTCTCTGAATGGAATATAGTTTCCTTAAGGGCAATTTTGGAGTGAGAGGAAAATACTGAAAGTttctaaataaaaacaattttaagttAAAAGCTGGAGCAACATGAAGTGCAACAGCAAAGTTAGCAGCTTCAGGCGTTAAGTTGGctttcaaatatacagtatattggttTACAAGTTGTATACATTTTTTAACTATTTAAATATTGCATGAGCTCCCAGGGAGCTTGACACACACTTTAAACACGATATACACATTGACAACACATAAATTACTTCAAATCAAGGTTAGAATCTTAGATTTCTATGAATAGAATTCCTCCATTGAAAAGAGCAGCAAGTGGGCAAAAGCTTCTTCCCTGTGGGTTCTTTTGTCCAAATCTCATGGCAGGAGTGGACACTGAATTTCACTCTTAACAAAGCAAATGCTCAAGAATTAAATTGGGTGGCTAGCGTAAAACATTTATGCAACATTTCTACTAAATCCAAAATATGTTTCAGCACTTAAGATCTTCACCTTTGTTAGGAGCATTAGTTCTTCCCCAGAGTAATTTTCTTAACTGCAGGAAATTCTAACAATGATAAACATTGGATTATAAAGTTCAGTAACTTTAAATCAGATTAActtaaaatgaaaatgtaaatagATAAAGAATTAAGCCATTACAATTTCACAAAAGTCTATGACTGTATTGAGAGTTACATGGAACAGACTTCTACTGTGAGAGCATAAAAAAGGGAAGATTTATATAACCCCCTCAAGCATGCATTCCACTGTGCTACCTAAAAATATGTtcctaatgaaataaaataatccttcctcttcctcccccccccagcaGGAGCCATTTTCTATGAACAGTTCTTGTATTCATGAGACAGCAAGTATTTATACATCATTAACATATTTAGTAAAATTCTACACATCTATTGTTCATGTTGGATCAACATTTTAGAGTTCAGATTCTTCTGCATTTGCAGAAATTTATAGCTGTTCAATTAGGTTTATATCTTTTTAAGAAAACCCAATCTACAGGAAAATGAAAACGTAAGAAAATATTGTTTGTATACAGTAATTTTAAGTAGCAGAGGAGTAAGGGCAGACCAGAATCCCAATCCTATGGTCACTTGTTGAGAAATACGGAGGATTGGTTCCAAGTATCTAAACTGAACTTTAAACATATTATTtcaacaaatttaaaattcaaggGTAGTTTTTATTTAGATCTATAGCCATGTGCCCATTATATCTTCAAACTGTAATGGATAAAATGCATTCCAAGGCAAAGCTACAAGCTGGGAAGCAAATACTATGAGACtttgtaaataaattttatttaaagcaaaCATTTACTGGTTTGTCTTCTTCCTACTGGGAATCacagtttaaaacatttaatcttTCTTACACTGTATGTCAAAAGCTCTTGAGGATTTCATAGCATAAATGAGGTAGTGAAGAAAGTCTAAAAGGCTTAAAATGCAACAACGCAGGATCAAGTTTCACAATACAGGGTTTAAGAAATACTctcaatataaaattacaaggGTGAAGAAGTAACAAGTATGGATGAAAGAGACTGAAGAGCTAAGGAGTAGATTAAAATTTGAAGGTACATTATTCATAGTGCCCATGTTAAAGTATTAAAAAGACACCCATAATTCAAATAAATGTATTCAAGTATGCAGTACAAAGTTTTGCATTACCAGCAACTAAATATTACATAGTAATTGATGCAACAGTAGTTACATTATATTGTAACCACTAATTGGATACATGCTCAACAATTACCTAAAGCACTTTTAATGTAGCTAAAGGGCTTAAAACTTCAgactttttctgaaatgtttataaCCAATTAGAGCATAAACTGCACAAGAACAGATGTTACCAAGTAGTAGATCCCTCTCAGATATGAGGATAACTTAACAAAATCTTTTAGATTTTACACCCAGTAAGTAACACTTGCTACTGTACTGAATTTACGCTGAGGTAATTTCCATGCACTTAGGGTCACAGCTGGTAAAAATGGGACATCAGCTTGGAACAAGAACTCATCAACATTCACAAcagtcatttgtttaaaaaaaaggcaagtgaATGAAAACAGTAATATGACACAGCCATAAAAATGTATACTAGTGGTTTAATTGGAGAGTGATTATTCAGATCTGAAAAAACAACCTCCAGTTTTGTTACTACAATCACAAGTACAATTCATGTAGCACACGTGACAATTATTTTATTGTCTGAGATAAGGGAGAAGTTGGTATACCAACAATTGTACTTATTTATTGCAAAGATAGTATTCCACCTGTAAAGGAAATGGCATTTTACTCACATAACAcactttttaaattcaaaatgtgGCAGTCTGTATGAAATGCTAATGGAAAACAGTGATCCCTGTTCACTAataacttaaatttaaaaaaaacaaaaactaatgtCACTATAGAAGTTTACGTATTTCAGTTCTTAAATCACGTTAATCTATATAACCATTATTAACAGCTCTGTGTGTCTATTACTGCATCAAGCCAAACATTTAAATGCACTTTCACATCAAAAAGATTATATAAACTTTATTTTCATTCCCCCTTCTGAAAGCTACTGACATTTCAGCACTCAGCTGGTTTATGACAAGCGGAGGCCCGTGCAATTTTCACACTGCTCGGCTGGGGCCGCCCTGCCATGGCTGATCGTCCACTCCCCGCCAGCACATGATGCCCAGTCAGTGGATGGCGCTCAGGAAGTGGCTCCCAAATAAGGCCCAATGTTTAACATGAAGTGCCACTGAAGTTTCTTCCTTATCGATGCTGACACAAGGGAAAAGGTTAGGTACACTGGTTATACTTACAAGCAGCTCCAATCCTGAGTATTTATGGTATATCTAAACATACAAAAATGTATGTACATTCTCTCCACTTTTTGTTGTAAACATTGTCAGTATACTTTACATATCCCTTCTCTGAAACATGCaaatcatacatacagtataaatacaCAAAAAAAATTACACTCATTCATTAACTAAGCAACAAAAATCGTGGCTGGCATAGTCAATTATAAATAATGCATGAGGCATTCCATACAGCTAAAAGCAGCCATTTAATCTACTGTTCTTAACTGTGGTTGCGGAAATACTGTGATTTTTGCACCTTCTGCATCATTAGAGTATTTATAACACTATCATATGTGGAGACAGGCTCGTTTACTCAATCTCTTCAGAGTGAAGGATAAAGCAGCacttacatatatatatgtatgtgtgtatgtgtgtatgtatatatatttcatatatatatgtatgtatgtatgtataaagtgGGGCGACAGCTGATTTGCTCTTCTTAGATGATGAAgattttctttctaatattcttaaataaataaaaaaaggaaaaggaaaagggaaagggaccTAAACAACTGATTACATATTCATTCCTTGGGCACTTAACAGTGAATCCAGCATGTCGAATGTGTCTTGGTAGTCCATATGCTGGCTGTTTGTACTGTACTCGTGACTGGCATCAGGACCGTTCTCCACTGGGTTCTTGTCCAGTTTCACGAGGGTGCTGAGATGTCCGTAGCCCACCTGGTGTGTGACATGGGGAGGAGGGGGTAAGGGAAGGTTAAAAACAGAGTTGAGAGAGGATACATACTGCTTAACAGAGGAAGAACTAGATGAACTACCTGAACTTTTGGAACTTTTGCTCGTTTTGGAATGGTGGTTGTGAGAAGCGTCATTGCTGAACAGCTTCTTTCTGGAAGAGCCGGAACTAGAGACACTGCCACCAGAGCTCAGACCAACAGGACTCCTCAGAACAGCTGGCGTTAATCCATCACTACCGTGTTTACCGCTGCCACTATGCTTATGACTGCTACCATGGTGACGGTTCGTGGAATGTTCCTTGTGCTTTTCCTTGCCAACATGGGGACTAGAGTGCTTGCTTTTCCCACTCCCCTCATCTGAGGAACTATGCCTCTCCGAGGAAGAGACtttgattttcattttcagaTCTTCTTTGCTTGAATTTTTTTCTGTAGGTGGAATGGGTATCCGCAATTTGAGCGAACCGCTTTTGTCTTTTTTGTCCGGCGTGTATTTCTCAGGTTTCTCCGCGCCAGCGATAGGGATTTTCATTCTAATAGGAGAAGTTACAGAACTGCTGTTGGTTGTTTGGGGTTGGGTGTGCTTTTTATATTGAGGCTCGGTTCCCATATAGTGTTCTCTTATATCCAGTTCAAGGGTTTCTAGCTTACGTTTCTCTCTGTATTTGTCCAGTGACATTTTCTGAGGCATGATCGCAGGCGCAGAGGCAACTTGCCCATGATGTTTGTTCCCTGGTTTGTGAGCCACAGAATGCTCAGAGAGTTTGTCGGCTCTATGATGTAATCCGGAATGTAACTGCAGTGAAGTGCTCGGTTGATAGCTGATGTTGAACTGAGCGCCTGGCAATGACGTCTCCTGTTTCTGAGAATACATCGGTTCTGTCCGTGTTTGTTCTTGGTGCTGAGGCCATTCTTGGTGTGTGGACAAACTATATGAGGTACTTGGCATTCCTGCAGCTAATATTGCCAGATTTTCTTGACTATCTTGAACAGAAATATTTCCTGAGTTCAAAGGAACCGGGGCAGGAAATGTGGATGTTGATGGTTTTTGGAAACTTGCATTTGCAGATACACCAGCAACAGCATCCACCAGAATGGAATTCTGAACCAAAGATGAGCTGAGAAGAGAGTTGTCAGATGCCTGGCCATCTCCTTTAGGTTTCTTAGCAGCCTGATTAGCCTATGCGAGAACATATGAGTAAGTTAGTATCTATTCTGAACTGTACGATCTATAAGGACATTTTAAGTCCTATGGGGGTTACACAGATCCTAAAGAGAGTAGAGTACATAAGCATAGTACCTTTGCTATAAACAGAGGGGCTAGGATCCAGATTTGGGAAACATTATTTCTACTCTCTCCCATTTCAACCTATAGCCCCTCACACTATCTTTCATACTGCTTCATAGTCCCTCATCCTAAATCATCCACTTCAGAAAACTTGGGGAAATAAAGGATTTCCAAATGTCATCTCCTAGTCCCCTTCCTTTGGTGTGAGCATAAATCTGCTTAAAAAGTAAACTCTCCTTCATGGTGAGCtagactacatggacaagttcatggagtcttctttacagcaataTGGAGTCTTTTGCCACTAATATCTTTTAGAATATTAGTTTTCTTCAAATTACCAGTCCAGCCTATATTTCCTGGAAGTCTCCCAACCATGTATACCTTAACTCCACTTCGCTTCTGAAcccataaaaaaaaatcctggctggagagaaggaaaaacaatTACCTAcccattccttctttttcctgtGATCTAAAAGTCACCTCTCTAGAATTAGGGGGTCTTTTCAACAGTATGAAGTGGCCCAGTatgaagtgattaaaaaaaaacccatattcCACCAGTGAAGAGCAGCAATTTAGGACCCAAAtcatttaatttgatttgcagttctgttttatacttatttaacacagatttatctaaaaaaatcaaatagtTATGAAAACGTCAAGGTTCATTTTAAGACTTAGGGTGGAATTCAATACTCTATTTCTAAAAACAGAAGCAGATTCCACTTACAGAATGGAACAGTGGGGGAAAATGGAGACTCCCCTTTTATATTGTAGAACCTATGAACCCTCAAAATCTGCTCAGCAGGTCTCTTAACAATCTTAAGCAGATAATTTAAAAGGTATatgggggctgcagagaaaagaaaagtgaaGGAAAATATGTAACAATGGGTTCTATTTAGGATTTATCCAGGATACTTCAAGAAAGCTAAAGCAGAACACCAATGCACACATACTAGCATGTTAGTAACAATAGTCTTTACTAGGAGAAATTCTTACCCTCCAATTTCGAATTCTCTTTAGTCTACTAGGAGTTTTCTCCAATATCTGAAGAAATTCATGTGTTAGCTCtgtgaaagaaaatgaatgtaaGATTAATACATTTGAATTACTAGCTGAAATCCTTCAGTAATTTGCAATGAACTtcaatctaaaagaaaaataggacaATTTTATTACTGATAAAAATAGTGTTTCTATCTGATACAAAGAAAGCAAACACAAGTTACTGATCAAGCCTTGCTGTTAACTAATTGTTGTTAATTATCTCCTCCTGTAAAAGTTTACACATGAAAATGCTCAAGAATATGCAAAGAAAATCATGAGAGGAAGGCACTTTGTTCTAATACACAGATCATGGTATGTGAAAGGTGGGCAACATGTGGCCCACATTAACCCTCCCTTCAGCACCCCAAGATTTCAAGACCAGATATCATTGGTGCAATGTTAGCCTGTTTTCCAGAGTGACAATGAAAGTGACTCTTGGGAAGCTTCCCTTCGAGTAAAGCATCTGGGTAATTTTTGAGCGGCCTCTAAAATATTGGCCATTCTCCTTCCATTAATATCACAGCATCACCAAATTGCCTTCAAAACCTCCCAAACACTGATCACACCACATTAAGACGTAGTATCACTTGTTTTACCATAGCTTGATGTTTGAACTCAATTACTAGTTGGGTCCTAACCCTATAGGTGAAACGGGATACTATGTCTTTTTCTACAACCACTCCTAAAATGGCATTTTCAGTAATTAATATTTCCTTTATAATAACAAGGTTCTTTATTTTTAcacactgtatttttttctcaaatactACAAATGAAGACAAACTACTCAGAATTCTGTAGTCTTCAAGAAAAATTCTGAAGGTAGTATACAACAAAGCAGTAAATATATGCAACATTAGTAACTATCTAGGaaagttgtttaaaaaatgttggcTCTCATCATTTTTATGCTAGACATGTAATAAACTTCAAGGAATTTTGGTATGTATGTTATGGTCTTGCCCACTTGTAATTCCTATTGGTCAGGTATTATTGCTATGGTGAACCAGATTCTTCAAAAGCAGTTAATGGCAAAAAATGTCattattttgttaaaattatATCCTCAACCTCTGTAATCTTTCAATATatgaagaactttgcatataTCATGTTGGGACTATGGCAAAAAAGAGGACTATATACTCACAGACAAAGGTCTATATCCCTGAGTCTAAATGCTGGCTTAATGAAATTTGTCTCAGCCTTTGAATTAGCTTTGTACTGATGGAGACACAAGACTGGGTAATATGATCCCTTATGATCTAGGTTCAATTCATTGCTTAAAGACTGAATTACAATTTCTAGATGGAATCTGCAATTGCTGGTTTCAGATGGAAAACGTTTTCCAAATATatcaatgtaaaataaataacaaacctGTCCATCTGTCTATTGGGATGGGTAGTGATTTTAATTAGACAGAAAGAGAAGTAAGAGGGTAGcttaaggaaagaaggaaattatgatgtaaccttatagagagattaaaatataaatggaTTTATAGCCAGTGTCAAAAAGATCAGAATCTggttctttataatcttttctttctttttctattttctttcttacttattcactattcttcctcattttgcttcttttctaatgtttgtattgttttaatcttgCTAAAGTTTcttcaattaaaattatatagaaaTAAAGAGAGATTTCCCCACCCCATCCCGCATTTTCTTGCTTTTGAAAACAGCCCCTTACAAGCCCCCACCTCCTGAAAACCCTTCCCTCCCAAAATAGCTTGTTTCTTTGGCAGAGTTAATTCTTCCAATTAGGTTTTGTTTGTGTGAACTGGCACTCATAGCACTGCTACTTGCTAGATATACTTAGATGCACATAAAATGGAGCCCTTGCCCttttttgatgtttttttttaaaaggcttgccTTTAAAGCTTCTCTCCCATCGCTCATTGAACAAGCCAGAGGAGGACAGAGCTAAGTTAGTCATAGTCACTTAGAAGACTAA contains:
- the CCNT2 gene encoding cyclin-T2 isoform X1 gives rise to the protein MAAAAGSGPGASSGSRGPGGGGLGSSRWFFSRERLENTPSRHCGVEADKELSYRQQAANLIQDMGQRLNVSQLTINTAIVYMHRFYMHHSFTKFNRNIISPTALFLAAKVEEQPRKLEHVIKVAHACLHPLEPQLDTKSDAYLQQAQELVILETIMLQTLGFEITIEHPHTDVVKCTQLVRASKDLAQTSYFMATNSLHLTTFCLQYKPTVIACVCIHLACKWSNWEIPVSTDGKHWWEYVDASVTLELLDELTHEFLQILEKTPSRLKRIRNWRANQAAKKPKGDGQASDNSLLSSSLVQNSILVDAVAGVSANASFQKPSTSTFPAPVPLNSGNISVQDSQENLAILAAGMPSTSYSLSTHQEWPQHQEQTRTEPMYSQKQETSLPGAQFNISYQPSTSLQLHSGLHHRADKLSEHSVAHKPGNKHHGQVASAPAIMPQKMSLDKYREKRKLETLELDIREHYMGTEPQYKKHTQPQTTNSSSVTSPIRMKIPIAGAEKPEKYTPDKKDKSGSLKLRIPIPPTEKNSSKEDLKMKIKVSSSERHSSSDEGSGKSKHSSPHVGKEKHKEHSTNRHHGSSHKHSGSGKHGSDGLTPAVLRSPVGLSSGGSVSSSGSSRKKLFSNDASHNHHSKTSKSSKSSGSSSSSSSVKQYVSSLNSVFNLPLPPPPHVTHQVGYGHLSTLVKLDKNPVENGPDASHEYSTNSQHMDYQDTFDMLDSLLSAQGMNM
- the CCNT2 gene encoding cyclin-T2 isoform X2, whose protein sequence is MAAAAGSGPGASSGSRGPGGGGLGSSRWFFSRERLENTPSRHCGVEADKELSYRQQAANLIQDMGQRLNVSQLTINTAIVYMHRFYMHHSFTKFNRNIISPTALFLAAKVEEQPRKLEHVIKVAHACLHPLEPQLDTKSDAYLQQAQELVILETIMLQTLGFEITIEHPHTDVVKCTQLVRASKDLAQTSYFMATNSLHLTTFCLQYKPTVIACVCIHLACKWSNWEIPVSTDGKHWWEYVDASVTLELLDELTHEFLQILEKTPSRLKRIRNWRANQAAKKPKGDGQASDNSLLSSSLVQNSILVDAVAGVSANASFQKPSTSTFPAPVPLNSGNISVQDSQENLAILAAGMPSTSYSLSTHQEWPQHQEQTRTEPMYSQKQETSLPGAQFNISYQPSTSLQLHSGLHHRADKLSEHSVAHKPGNKHHGQVASAPAIMPQKMSLDKYREKRKLETLELDIREHYMGTEPQYKKHTQPQTTNSSSVTSPIRMKIPIAGAEKPEKYTPDKKDKSGSLKLRIPIPPTEKNSSKEDLKMKIKVSSSERHSSSDEGSGKSKHSSPHVGKEKHKEHSTNRHHGSSHKHSGSGKHGSDGLTPAVLRSPVGLSSGGSVSSSGSSRKKLFSNDASHNHHSKTSKSSKSSGGLRTSQHPRETGQEPSGERS